One region of Turicibacter bilis genomic DNA includes:
- a CDS encoding DUF4179 domain-containing protein codes for MNSKAYEEAVLKGITRAKTEMKQHKKPMKWKKTMSIAASVGIVGIIGLSQPEVAKALQEMTQSFNAFSAHLFGEPTGRFQEVAKMIGVSEVDEETTITLDEVVLDDNLLMMALTVESDFLAGYEKLNENDFFNLDYYLFVNGKKTMANSPKVRQIDEKTGAIIIEASMGDLHLPDEVTIDLRISQLTRGFESLKGKWNFKFKASKLLGGERLNPDATIEYERTMISANQVVKSQLANTIYMSVEGESADDVFYELGDLVIKGSNEELYDVDDVQGSFDSEKKEATFKLRVNSNWSDLEWIEIYPRTTEPYRYIVKDKIHYQIYQTPNTQVIDDEYQAITRKPTDQELASGFALDEVIYYLNLQKSTEFKILTEFIGEEIWVNSTEKVMIEDIELMEDEVKIIFRLPDTYWPHNLSSLVLFDEELNDYARREGQS; via the coding sequence ATGAATTCAAAAGCATATGAAGAAGCCGTATTAAAAGGGATAACGCGTGCTAAAACTGAAATGAAGCAACATAAAAAACCGATGAAGTGGAAAAAAACGATGTCAATAGCAGCCTCTGTTGGAATCGTAGGTATCATTGGATTAAGTCAGCCAGAGGTGGCAAAAGCATTACAAGAAATGACGCAATCATTCAATGCGTTCTCGGCACATTTATTTGGGGAACCAACCGGAAGGTTTCAAGAAGTGGCTAAAATGATTGGGGTATCAGAAGTTGATGAAGAAACAACTATAACACTAGATGAAGTTGTATTAGATGATAATCTTTTAATGATGGCACTAACGGTAGAGAGTGACTTTTTAGCTGGCTATGAGAAATTAAATGAAAATGATTTTTTTAATTTAGATTATTATTTATTCGTTAATGGGAAAAAAACGATGGCTAATAGTCCAAAAGTTCGCCAAATTGATGAGAAAACCGGAGCCATTATTATTGAAGCAAGTATGGGCGATCTTCATTTACCAGATGAAGTTACCATTGATTTAAGAATTAGTCAGTTAACACGTGGATTTGAGTCATTAAAAGGAAAATGGAATTTTAAATTTAAAGCCTCTAAATTATTAGGAGGAGAACGTTTGAATCCGGATGCTACAATAGAGTATGAAAGGACAATGATTTCAGCTAATCAAGTCGTAAAAAGCCAGTTAGCTAATACGATTTATATGAGTGTTGAAGGGGAATCGGCTGATGACGTTTTTTATGAACTAGGAGATTTGGTCATTAAGGGTTCAAATGAAGAGCTTTACGATGTAGATGATGTTCAAGGGAGCTTTGATTCTGAGAAAAAAGAGGCAACTTTCAAATTAAGAGTGAATTCGAATTGGTCAGATTTAGAGTGGATTGAGATTTATCCCAGAACAACCGAGCCGTATCGTTATATTGTGAAAGATAAAATTCATTATCAGATTTATCAAACACCAAACACTCAAGTGATTGATGATGAATACCAAGCGATTACAAGAAAACCAACTGATCAGGAATTAGCCTCAGGATTTGCATTAGATGAAGTCATTTATTATTTGAATTTACAAAAATCAACCGAATTTAAAATTCTAACTGAGTTTATTGGAGAAGAAATATGGGTAAATTCAACTGAAAAAGTAATGATAGAAGATATTGAATTAATGGAGGATGAAGTGAAGATTATCTTTAGACTTCCAGATACTTATTGGCCACATAATTTAAGTAGTCTTGTTTTATTTGATGAAGAGTTGAATGATTATGCTCGACGAGAAGGACAATCGTGA
- a CDS encoding sigma-70 family RNA polymerase sigma factor: MKEPKYFKTWMTKILMNLALDSIQKVDFLELDEGMMKHHHVFSIEEKIDLHEAIKNLRPEYQSVIHLKYFDDLSIEEIATQLGMSSNTVKSHLRRGKRELRLMLKEGSC; the protein is encoded by the coding sequence TTGAAGGAACCTAAGTATTTTAAAACATGGATGACCAAAATTTTAATGAATTTAGCGCTTGATTCGATTCAAAAAGTAGATTTTTTAGAACTTGATGAAGGGATGATGAAGCATCATCATGTTTTTTCAATTGAAGAAAAAATCGATTTGCATGAAGCCATCAAGAACTTACGACCTGAATATCAATCCGTCATTCATTTAAAGTATTTTGATGATTTAAGTATTGAGGAAATTGCAACTCAACTTGGAATGAGCTCAAATACGGTCAAGAGTCATTTAAGAAGAGGGAAGCGAGAACTTCGATTGATGTTAAAGGAGGGGAGTTGCTAA
- a CDS encoding YesL family protein, which translates to MEKQYDDNLFFKLIYTLSDMAILSILWLIGCLPILTIGASTTALLYVAGKKVGGKEPKIVSDFIKSYKENFVQSLWITLVLGILWFSSLTYFMMGLSSLKDGFNLSLIIMILVAFEVIMISIYMCALLAKYELKTFTIIKNSFLFTHAYFLESIKAFGVIVSMLFCLLMVPGLVIILPGAIALIASYFVRQSILKFLERQEILKELNEEGLDF; encoded by the coding sequence ATGGAAAAACAGTATGATGATAATTTATTTTTTAAATTGATTTACACATTAAGTGATATGGCAATTCTATCTATTTTATGGCTTATTGGGTGTTTGCCTATCCTAACAATTGGCGCATCGACAACTGCGTTACTTTATGTGGCTGGTAAAAAAGTAGGTGGAAAAGAGCCTAAGATAGTTTCTGATTTTATCAAAAGTTATAAAGAAAACTTTGTTCAATCACTTTGGATTACACTTGTCTTAGGAATTTTGTGGTTTAGTAGTCTCACTTATTTTATGATGGGGCTTTCCTCATTAAAAGATGGCTTTAATCTTTCATTGATTATCATGATTTTAGTTGCTTTTGAGGTCATTATGATTAGTATTTATATGTGTGCTTTATTAGCAAAGTATGAATTAAAGACATTCACAATTATTAAAAATTCATTTTTATTTACACATGCTTATTTTTTAGAATCTATTAAAGCCTTTGGAGTGATTGTGAGCATGTTATTCTGCTTATTGATGGTACCAGGTCTTGTGATTATTTTACCAGGAGCTATCGCTTTAATTGCAAGCTATTTTGTTCGCCAGTCTATTCTTAAGTTCCTTGAGCGTCAAGAAATTTTAAAAGAATTAAATGAAGAAGGATTAGATTTTTAG
- a CDS encoding gamma-glutamylcyclotransferase family protein yields the protein MLTHQENELPIFVYGTLMLGERNYIDILHENLEHHEAASVKGELYYYRKEDYPALADGIHTVKGQLFYVKNLDKVLPPLDVIEGYIAPNHPENMYDRKILDVKTASGEIKKAYAYVINPRLIELEPNEFSLMETRCWKTFKG from the coding sequence ATGCTAACACATCAAGAAAATGAGTTACCTATTTTCGTTTATGGAACATTGATGTTGGGAGAGCGCAACTATATTGATATCTTACACGAAAACTTAGAGCATCATGAAGCTGCCAGTGTAAAAGGAGAGTTGTATTATTATCGTAAGGAAGATTATCCTGCATTAGCAGATGGAATTCATACGGTAAAGGGACAATTATTCTATGTTAAAAATTTAGACAAGGTTCTTCCACCACTCGATGTGATTGAAGGGTATATTGCTCCTAATCATCCAGAAAATATGTATGATCGTAAAATTCTTGATGTTAAAACTGCTAGTGGGGAAATTAAAAAAGCCTATGCTTACGTGATTAATCCACGATTAATAGAACTTGAACCTAACGAGTTTAGCTTAATGGAGACTCGTTGTTGGAAAACATTTAAAGGTTAA
- the pcp gene encoding pyroglutamyl-peptidase I, with amino-acid sequence MKKILVTGFDPFGGEAINPATESVKQLPDEILGVQILKREIPTVFDRSIDVLYGILKEEQPDVVICVGQAGGRPNITVERIAINQDDARIPDNDGKQPIDRSIFEEGPAAYFSTLPIKAMVRDMKEAGIPAAVSNTAGTFVCNHIMYGALHYAALHQPSLKAGFVHIPYLPMQTVDKPTMPSMSRDEIVKGLTTLIKTAIQVEEDVKETGGAVC; translated from the coding sequence ATGAAAAAGATTTTAGTCACTGGATTTGATCCATTTGGTGGAGAAGCCATTAACCCAGCAACAGAATCTGTCAAACAATTACCAGATGAAATTTTAGGGGTACAAATTTTAAAACGTGAAATTCCAACCGTTTTCGATCGTAGTATTGATGTGTTATACGGAATTTTAAAAGAAGAGCAACCAGATGTTGTGATTTGTGTGGGACAAGCAGGTGGACGTCCGAACATTACCGTTGAGCGCATTGCGATTAACCAAGATGATGCTCGTATTCCTGATAATGATGGAAAACAACCGATTGATCGTTCGATTTTTGAAGAGGGACCAGCGGCTTATTTCTCAACTTTACCAATCAAAGCAATGGTACGTGATATGAAAGAAGCTGGAATTCCAGCTGCTGTTTCGAATACAGCAGGAACATTCGTTTGTAACCATATCATGTATGGAGCACTGCATTATGCAGCCCTACATCAACCAAGCTTAAAAGCTGGATTCGTTCATATTCCATATTTACCAATGCAAACAGTCGATAAACCAACGATGCCATCGATGTCACGTGATGAAATTGTTAAAGGGTTAACGACGTTAATTAAAACAGCCATTCAAGTAGAAGAAGATGTTAAAGAAACAGGAGGAGCTGTATGCTAA
- a CDS encoding DUF979 domain-containing protein, whose translation MTNVLLFVIYAIIGLICVSLAVSALRTKGQQARVGTALFWSILGIIFILGDYIPANIVGVLIIVMAILSATKQVKLVSFNTTTEEFKQESAAKIGNKLFIPALVLAILAFVIAQFTNLGSYNAIGLSGIGALIVILLISKSSIGEANSEATRLLSQVGPTAILPQILAALGTLFTIAGVGDVIAGGVSQVIPTGNIWLGVTAYCVGMALFTAVMGNAFAAFSVITAGIGVPFVFALGANPLIASALALTAGFCGTLLTPMAANFNIVPASILDIKNQYGVIKAQAPFAVIMLIIHIILMRFLAF comes from the coding sequence ATGACGAATGTACTTTTATTTGTTATTTATGCGATTATTGGATTAATTTGTGTTTCCTTAGCTGTCTCAGCTTTACGTACTAAAGGACAACAAGCACGTGTTGGAACGGCTCTATTTTGGTCGATTTTAGGGATTATCTTTATTTTAGGTGACTATATTCCAGCTAATATTGTTGGAGTTTTAATTATTGTAATGGCTATCTTATCAGCTACAAAACAGGTTAAACTAGTTAGCTTCAACACAACGACAGAAGAGTTCAAACAAGAATCAGCAGCTAAGATTGGAAATAAATTATTTATTCCAGCGTTAGTCTTAGCAATTTTAGCATTCGTGATTGCCCAGTTTACAAACCTAGGATCGTACAATGCCATTGGATTAAGTGGTATTGGAGCGTTAATTGTCATCTTATTGATTTCAAAATCAAGTATTGGGGAAGCTAATTCTGAGGCGACTCGCTTATTAAGCCAAGTTGGGCCAACAGCGATTTTACCTCAAATCTTAGCCGCTCTTGGAACTTTATTTACGATTGCTGGTGTCGGTGATGTGATTGCTGGTGGAGTAAGTCAAGTGATTCCTACCGGGAACATTTGGTTAGGGGTAACGGCGTACTGTGTGGGTATGGCGTTATTTACAGCAGTTATGGGAAATGCCTTTGCAGCCTTCTCAGTTATTACAGCAGGAATTGGAGTTCCATTTGTCTTTGCATTAGGGGCAAATCCATTAATTGCAAGTGCCCTTGCTTTAACTGCAGGATTCTGTGGGACATTATTAACGCCAATGGCGGCAAACTTCAATATCGTTCCCGCTTCAATTTTAGATATTAAAAATCAATACGGTGTCATTAAAGCGCAAGCTCCATTTGCGGTTATCATGTTAATTATTCATATTATTTTAATGCGTTTTTTAGCATTTTAA
- a CDS encoding DUF969 domain-containing protein, whose protein sequence is MLSLIGVFIIIIGFILKIDTLAIVVVAGIATGFVGGLDFNEILTKLGEAFVANRYMTLFVITLPVIGLMERYGLKERAAWLISQLKSAKADGVLSIYLVFRLLMAALSIRMSGHVQFGRPLVLPMAEGAARANYKELNEKDSESIKGLTAAAENYGNFFGQNLFIGASGVMLIVGTLNELGYTVDSKQGPTTIALYTLPIAVIALILGVIQFKLNEKKMQRAHGVSSRKGGNN, encoded by the coding sequence GTGTTAAGTTTAATCGGTGTTTTTATCATCATTATTGGGTTCATCTTAAAAATCGACACACTGGCCATCGTTGTGGTAGCAGGGATTGCCACAGGATTTGTTGGAGGATTAGATTTTAATGAAATTTTAACAAAGTTAGGGGAAGCTTTCGTTGCCAATCGTTATATGACGTTATTTGTCATTACGTTACCAGTTATCGGATTAATGGAGCGTTATGGTCTAAAAGAACGCGCAGCTTGGTTAATTAGTCAATTAAAAAGTGCAAAAGCAGATGGTGTTCTTTCTATTTACTTAGTATTTCGTTTATTAATGGCAGCGTTAAGTATTCGTATGTCAGGCCATGTTCAATTTGGTCGTCCATTAGTTTTACCAATGGCTGAAGGAGCAGCTCGCGCTAATTATAAAGAGTTAAATGAAAAAGATTCTGAAAGCATTAAAGGGTTAACAGCAGCGGCTGAAAACTATGGGAACTTCTTTGGACAAAACTTATTTATTGGTGCTTCAGGAGTAATGTTAATTGTCGGAACTTTAAATGAATTAGGTTATACGGTTGATTCAAAGCAAGGACCAACAACAATTGCGTTGTATACGTTACCAATCGCAGTGATTGCCTTAATTCTTGGGGTTATTCAGTTTAAACTGAACGAGAAAAAAATGCAACGCGCACATGGTGTGAGCAGTAGGAAAGGAGGAAATAACTAA